CTGCATCAGGTTCACGGGTCTCATCTCAGCCTGCCTCAAACAAGCACCCCGACTAATTCTATTAATTAAGTTTAACCGAAAATCAGGAATTTGCGATAAAAAATTATTGCACTTTTTCTACACGATGAATTTCTACTTCGGTTTTATTCCAAGATTTATCCACTTCACCATATAATTTCACTTCATCATTTGGCGAAACATCTTGTCCGCGCCAAGCGCCACGTTCGATCTCAACCACCATTTCGCCGCTGGCATCTTTGATGCGATAATCATCTTTGCCCACTTGTTCAACAATTTTACCTTGTAAAACAATGTATTGATCATCTTTCCAAGTCTCTTGTTGCGAGATATTCGCCACTGGTTGGTTAGAATTCATAAAACCGCCCGCACGCATTCCGCCACGATGATGTCCATCCATCATGCGCGGACCGGTACAATTTCCCGCTTGCGTACCTTGGGTTCCATTACAGTAGCCG
This portion of the [Pasteurella] aerogenes genome encodes:
- the ygiW gene encoding Uncharacterized conserved protein, which gives rise to MKKISLATILVLSTVSIVASANYGSNNDAMRPGYCNGTQGTQAGNCTGPRMMDGHHRGGMRAGGFMNSNQPVANISQQETWKDDQYIVLQGKIVEQVGKDDYRIKDASGEMVVEIERGAWRGQDVSPNDEVKLYGEVDKSWNKTEVEIHRVEKVQ